One stretch of Podospora bellae-mahoneyi strain CBS 112042 chromosome 2, whole genome shotgun sequence DNA includes these proteins:
- the SEC8 gene encoding exocyst subunit (COG:U; EggNog:ENOG503NURI), translated as MANRYGQSYRNGGNYGGGGGGGVGGGYGNLSRQDEEYDPYGEGYGSERFAPPPPPRQAVNQSAAPNSNSDSVQSRSRQPPPPSLRNGPPPRSAQRNERAMQRSARETNAEREMGRVLELIKQEWPAMLENDCIPVQLALQLLDTSSVGRAHEYRNFRQTHQYLQDSLKKIVHEYHQGFNSSIGTFHKIQGSIQASQKKVRSLKESLATSKTALCATDPELKKLHATSRMYDDVLQTLNELDDLRTVPDQLEARISEKRFLTAVEVLQNALRKLTKPELDGIGALSDLRSYLANQETALMEILVEELHEHLYLKSPYCQERWQNLTKHHGAMNEAFQDTSSLVPFHIIFESIDWDRSVTEDPQKNPEADTFYYITLLVESLNRLGRLETAVDMLKQRLPVELFAVVNETINDIDQKHPSSLRGGSNGSNGLHIYGQRETQMRADVIYDLLWTLYGKFEAIAEGHRVFHESIKSLIRREGAGNNIALLGSFKELWNLYQNEIRSLLHNYVTTDADVYQFRSSPRPGGGLNGHMDAREHLFKFSEADAKSAEMTAEYEALDNIIQNAVPGLTSNSGKNSKKSTLVVPRSDAAATRKSLGAGYGREQSSGTYKSLVEPSVFNMSLLLPPTLVFLQRLKSIVPPGSDLATSTLTSFLDNFLVNVFQPQLDETLGKLSDTVFGEADAFLQDSEWAHLAKRPIFKGTTAFFTVITAFCRMLGTIPHDQALSSLIITQMLRYYDRCFNWYKALVTKTQEEASTSEELRASAVMALEPSEIHDTVMNLWKAETSGATEEFEELLRKEVGLLIAKANEQKLEASDIIQDRDTISSLCLLYTSMKWLTVKVMGLRHITKNENDTSTKPSAATLPKPEKKRWTLLNDPNKATAEEGPVYLPMTQETVQSFDSILTSYEELASIALRTLHMEVRCRIVHSLSLALSPTITAPYTLDQIVTEPDQEILSLNAEMVAYDETTTRYLREREVLFIRRGLGLLINAYLIKIAPVVSHPMNLNGCGRMKLNVRVLQQNLKNIEEGVDLGRAMGYFELFEKGPDAIVERAKQDAGRQQGGGSSEEGGKKGEGYSYDELKALLELCYSEQLADRERGVAAQAKRQLGERLLGLSEYMWQQ; from the exons ATGGCCAACCGTTATGGCCAGTCGTACCGCAATGGCGGCAActatggaggaggtggtggtggaggagtaggAGGAGGTTACGGCAATCTCAGTCGCCAGGACGAAGAGTATGACCCATACGGGGAGGGATATGGCAGCGAACGGTTcgcgccgccaccaccaccacgacagGCGGTGAACCAAAGCGCAGCTCCAAACTCAAATTCAGACTCGGTCCAGTCTCGCTCCCgacaaccacctccgcccTCACTCCGCAatgggccaccaccacgatcTGCCCAGCGCAACGAACGCGCCATGCAGCGATCCGCCCGAGAGACCAACGCCGAGCgcgagatggggagggtgctcgAGCTGATCAAGCAGGAATGGCCAGCCATGCTGGAGAACGACTGCATCCCCGTACAGCTGGCGCTACAGCTGCTCGACACCAGCTCGGTCGGCCGCGCCCACGAATATCGCAACTTTCGCCAAACGCACCAGTATCTGCAAGACTCGCTCAAGAAGATTGTCCACGAGTACCACCAGGGCTTCAACAGCTCCATCGGAACCTTCCACAAGATTCAGGGCAGCATCCAGGCCTCGCAGAAAAAGGTGCGCTCCTTGAAGGAGTCTCTAGCCACATCAAAAACGGCTCTATGTGCGACAGACCCGGAACTGAAAAAGCTACACGCGACATCTCGCATGTATGACGATGTGCTACAGACATTAAACGAGCTAGATGATTTGCGGACGGTGCCGGATCAGTTGGAAGCCAGAATATCCGAGAAGCGCTTCCTCACGGCCGTCGAAGTGTTGCAAAATGCGTTGCGCAAACTAACGAAACCAGAATTGGACGGGATTGGGGCGCTGAGTGACTTGCGCAGCTATCTTGCCAACCAGGAGACGGCATTGATGGAAATCTTGGTCGAGGAACTGCACGAACATCTCTACTTGAAATCCCCCTACTGCCAGGAGCGGTGGCAGAATCTCACCAAACATCATGGAGCTATGAACGAGGCATTCCAGGATACTTCCAGCCTTGTCCCATTTCATATCATTTTCGAGTCCATCGATTGGGACCGGTCTGTGACTGAGGATCCCCAAAAGAATCCCGAGGCCGATACTTTCTACTATATTACGCTCTTGGTTGAATCTTTGAACAGATTGGGCAGGTTAGAAACTGCCGTCGATATGCTGAAGCAACGACTGCCTGTTGAGCTCTTTGCTGTTGTCAACGAGACGATCAACGATATCGACCAGAAGCATCCTAGCTCATTACGTGGTGGATCGAACGGCTCTAACGGGTTACATATATATGGCCAGCGGGAGACCCAGATGAGGGCAGATGTCATCTATGACCTGCTCTGGACTCTCTATGGCAAATTCGAAGCGATCGCCGAAGGCCACCGTGTGTTCCACGAGTCGATCAAGTCCCTCATCCGACGTGAGGGAGCCGGCAACAATATTGCTCTTCTGGGAAGTTTCAAGGAACTTTGGAATCTCTACCAGAACGAAATCCGCTCGCTGTTACACAACTATGTCACTACCGACGCTGATGTGTACCAGTTCCGCTCGTCACCGAGACCAGGCGGTGGTTTGAATGGCCATATGGACGCCAGGGAACACCTCTTCAAGTTCTCGGAAGCGGACGCCAAGTCGGCGGAGATGACGGCCGAGTATGAAGCACTGGATAATATTATTCAGAATGCTGTCCCTGGTTTGACTTCCAATTCTGGAAAAAACAGCAAGAAGTCCACATTGGTGGTGCCACGGTCGGATGCTGCGGCGACAAGGAAGAGCTTGGGGGCTGGGTATGGCAGAGAGCAGAGCAGTGGGACATACAAGTCGCTTGTTGAGCCGAGTGTCTTCAATATGAGCCTACTGTTGCCACCGACGCTTGTCTTTTTGCAGCGTCTGAAAAGCATCGTGCCCCCTGGATCTGACCTGGCTACGAGCACGTTGACGTCTTTTCTGGACAACTTCCTTGTCAACGTATTCCAGCCTCAACTTGATGAAACTCTTGGCAAGCTCAGTGATACCGTCTTTGGGGAGGCGGATGCTTTCTTGCAAGACTCGGAATGGGCCCATCTCGCCAAGAGACCTATTTTCAAGGGGACAACCGCCTTCTTTACGGTCATCACAGCCTTCTGCCGCATGCTGGGGACGATCCCACATGATCAGGCTCTCAGCTCACTGATCATCACTCAGATGTTGAGATATTACGACCGCTGCTTCAACTGGTACAAAGCTCTCGTCACCAaaacccaagaagaagcatcCACTTCCGAAGAACTCCGTGCCTCGGCAGTCATGGCACTGGAACCTAGTGAGATCCACGACACGGTGATGAACCTCTGGAAGGCAGAGACATCGGGAGCAACAGAAGAGTTCGAGGAGCTTCTCCGGAAAGAAGTGGGCTTGTTGATTGCTAAAGCGAACGAACAAAAGCTGGAGGCAAGCGATATCATCCAGGACAGGGATACGATCTCGTCGCTGTGCCTGCTGTACACGAGCATGAAGTGGCTCACGGTTAAGGTTATGGGCCTGCGGCACATCACGAAGAACGAGAACGACACGTCGACCAAGCCGTCGGCGGCGACGCTGCCGAagccggagaagaagaggtggacGTTGCTGAATGACCCTAATAAGGccacggcggaggaggggccgGTGTACCTGCCTATGACGCAGGAGACGGTGCA ATCCTTCGACAGCATCCTAACTTCCTACGAGGAACTCGCCTCCATAGCCCTCCGCACCCTTCACATGGAGGTCCGCTGTCGGATCgtccactccctctccctcgcccttTCCCCTACCATCACAGCACCCTACACCCTCGACCAAATCGTCACGGAACCCGACCAAGAAATCTTGTCCCTCAACGCGGAGATGGTCGCCTACGAtgaaaccaccacccggtATCTCCGCGAACGAGAAGTCCTCTTCATCCGCCGTGGACTGGGTCTGTTGATAAACGCCTATCTCATCAAGATCGCGCCCGTGGTGTCCCACCCGATGAACCTCAACGGCTGCGGGAGGATGAAACTGAACGTGAGGGTGTTGCAGCAGAACCTGAAGAACATTGAGGAAGGTGTGGACTTGGGGAGGGCGATGGGGTATTTTGAGTTGTTTGAGAAGGGGCCGGATGCGATTGTTGAGCGGGCGAAGCAGGATGCTGGGCGGCAgcaggggggggggagtagcgaggag ggggggaagaagggggaggggtataGCTATGATGAGCTGAAGGcgctgctggagctgtgCTATAGTGAGCAGCTGGCTGatcgggagaggggggtggcggCGCAGGCGAAGAGGCagttgggggagaggttgttggggttgagtgaGTATATGTGGCAGCAATAG
- the AZF1 gene encoding DNA-binding transcription factor (COG:K; EggNog:ENOG503NW8N), with the protein MALSEHLPAPASWSRWPQHHSTSGDYAMMEHNVMPYESRQATAAPPQRPPLASQYFSSTPFSLAPITNGVPAPQYQPPVTYSGYHSYTPSPVLGSPFRANTYPEQQTRVMPVESGLARGSVTPHAGHSPVQENQSPSVKAERQLSIPAEVTMPCRTIEANLTVAGQQPHEFHTPLDTLMKAVQAKAEKPAECKTETSGTEAQDRGLPSSSQSQASTRTRRSVAGSGGPLKRYACGIAGCSKMFSQKTHLDTHRRAHTGESPYQCTLCGKDFTQPGNLKAHWRRHMGEKPFSCTLCDKRFPQRGNLQAHMKSHDKTRPFICLLDNCNKAFSVRGNLKSHQNKFHEDTIKRLTTRFATITDWSTASYEDKELFEYLSNLYKNSNKGIKGRGKRRNVAVVVSQHHQGHLSTPGSPTNSTRHHHPHQSPMHLHHTGLPQLQLCMPQPRHDGLPYHGVSSPAAYNMSSRPASLMVNTGGRRPHSRYGMYDTDESSVSSSGPVTPNPHMYGDNHGKDLAFNDRMPY; encoded by the exons ATGGCTCTCTCGGAACACCTCCCGGCTCCTGCCAGCTGGTCTCGGTGGCCTCAGCATCATTCCACAAGCGGAGACTACGCCATGATGGAGCACAACGTGATGCCGTACGAGTCTCGTCAGGCAACGGCCGCTCCCCCTCAACGACCCCCTTTGGCCTCCCAGTACTTTAGCAGCACCCCCTTCAGTCTCGCCCCCATCACGAACGGCGTGCCAGCGCCTCAATACCAACCACCCGTCACCTACAGCGGATATCACTCATACACCCCATCTCCAGTCTTGGGTTCACCTTTCAGAGCCAACACTTACCCGGAACAGCAGACGAGGGTCATGCCAGTCGAGTCCGGTCTTGCCCGAGGGTCAGTGACGCCCCATGCCGGCCATTCACCAGTGCAGGAAAACCAGAGTCCATCAGTCAAGGCCGAACGTCAACTCTCCATCCCTGCCGAGGTCACGATGCCCTGCAGGACGATCGAGGCGAACTTGACCGTGGCTGGCCAGCAACCCCACGAGTTCCATACCCCATTGGATACTCTAATGAAGGCGGTCCaggccaaggccgagaagccaGCTGAGTGCAAGACCGAAACCTCAGGGACAGAGGCTCAAGACAGAGGG CTACCATCCTCTTCGCAAAGCCAGGCGTCCACACGAACGAGAAGAAGCGTTGCTGGGAGCGGTGGTCCACTCAAGCGTTACGCCTGCGGTATCGCTGGGTGCTCCAAGATGTTTAGCCAGAAAACACACCTCGACACTCATCGGCGAGCCCATACGGGAGAGTCACCTTAT CAATGCACCCTGTGTGGCAAAGACTTCACTCAGCCAGGAAACCTCAAGGCCCACTGGCGCCGGCACATGGGAGAGAAGCCTTTCTCTTGCACTCTGTGTGATAAGCGCTTCCCCCAGCGCGGAAACCTTCAGGCTCATATGAAGAGCCACGACAAGACGAGGCCCTTCATCTGCCTGCTCGATAACTGCAACAAAGCCTTCTCTGTTCGGGGAAATCTCAAG TCTCACCAAAACAAGTTCCACGAGGACACCATCAAAAGACTAACAACCCGTTTCGCTACCATCACCGACTGGAGCACCGCCTCCTACGAGGACAAGGAGCTGTTCGAGTACCTATCCAACCTCTacaaaaacagcaacaagggAATAAAGGGCCGAGGAAAAAGGCGGAACGTTGCTGTCGTCGTTtcccagcatcaccaaggcCACCTCAGCACACCCGGCAGCCCGACGAACTCGAcccgtcatcaccacccccatcagtCACCGATGCATCTCCACCACACTGGTCTCCCGCAACTCCAGCTTTGCATGCCCCAGCCAAGACACGACGGCCTCCCGTACCACGGCGTCAGCAGCCCCGCGGCATACAACATGAGCAGCCGACCGGCAAGCCTGATGGTCAACACGGGGGGGCGAAGACCACACAGCCGATACGGCATGTACGACACCGACGAGAGCAGCGTTTCCAGTAGCGGACCTGTCACGCCAAACCCGCACATGTATGGGGATAACCACGGGAAGGATCTTGCCTTTAATGACAGGATGCCATACTAA
- a CDS encoding hypothetical protein (EggNog:ENOG503P2YM) encodes MPRPGRPGRSRRSESVDHDSVHYVKESAALTSVELGPDEGEWPCFVLSDAIIYRKDGKTLANPLMVHSEGPLVIRGLLEIDEETKKCVKIPVVKGVHLEITDSTKYSISDEPFALWVSGTSGWFEIQPSRKYLPMYREVAEAANLYYRVFVAHDDHHKLVKLCKKSGRKQPPPLSLDQIFLHYAVKIGNGIVRDEVEALCDKWAEFFISHFKKENQLDWKPTQFAQWLISKHPASITFYELEKRVEDAAKGLPIPVPPPPQLEDSEDEVLRMRRKSKAVSQGQDVDMVEVAPTRSQKLPSRPISQSQSRPVESPVPLPEKYLNIGKPTSATPQPLPQAPAQSASPAAQAVPDSPVDRLLGILDEVVQDSPDLHARAPSTIFNMVYFKAKIKDYHGSREILSYYAKDLFPRLDPNIWAGTPFHTWLEATSRNWDGQLLHVREEEIPSQMYRRGRIGPRAPRAPQQPSAPTTSNRNVVSGKRSTLRPGPSSKKRPASDLYEDEDEYDSRGGKRSFTKSFAGDNLDHDDEDEDSDDSVETGVNPELATPDDPASLLPLPAGASRIVIQAERLPTLSPSGPNGSWVCPNEECGYVVRSADEPGAQEIIEEHFRAHEYNTQKIDLALTEGRRGHLPIDNLLAKIREKGKESLKKKRGVLGGKDNKPDEKTQVFRDRVKTRLLV; translated from the exons ATGCCACGCCCAGGACGGCCAGGGCGTTCAAGGCGTTCTGAATCCGTCGATCACGACTCTGTTCATTATGTCAAGGAGAGCGCAGCCCTGACGTCGGTCGAACTCGGCCCCGACGAGGGCGAATGGCCCTGTTTTGTCCTCTCGGACGCTATTATTTATCGGAAAGATGGCAAAACActcgccaaccccctcatGGTTCATTCAGAAGGACCTTTGGTGATTCGTGGATTGCTTGAAATCGACGAAGAAACCAAGAAAT GTGTCAAAATTCCCGTGGTCAAGGGTGTACATCTCGAAATCACAGACTCAACCAAGTACTCCATTAGTGATGAGCCGTTCGCCCTCTGGGTGTCCGGTACTTCTGGTTGGTTCGAAATCCAACCATCCAGGAAGTACCTTCCTATGTACCGGGAAGTGGCCGAGGCAGCAAACCTTTACTATCGTGTCTTTGTTGCCCACGACGATCACCATAAGTTGGTCAAGCTCTGCAAGAAAAGCGGAAGAAAGCAGCCGCCCCCGTTGTCTCTCGACCAGATCTTTCTGCATTATGCTGTCAAGATTGGAAACGGCATTGTGagggacgaggtggaggctCTGTGCGACAAGTGGGCCGAGTTCTTCATCTCGCACTTTAAGAAAGAGAACCAGCTCGACTGGAAGCCAACACAATTTGCGCAGTGGCTCATTTCGAAGCACCCGGCAAGTATAACGTTCTAT GAGCTTGAAAAACGGGTTGAGGACGCAGCTAAGGGGCTGCCCATTCCGgtgcctccccctcctcagctgGAGGACTCCGAAGACGAGGTCCTTCGAATGAGAAGGAAGAGCAAAGCGGTTAGCCAAGGTCAAGATGTTGACATGGTTGAAGTTGCCCCTACCCGCTCGCAGAAATTGCCGAGCAGACCCATTTCGCAGTCTCAGTCAAGGCCAGTAGAAAGTCCGGTACCACTGCCGGAAAAGTACTTGAACATCGGAAAGCCGACGTCAGCCACGCCCCAGCCACTGCCGCAGGCCCCGGCACAGTCGGCCTCTCCTGCTGCCCAGGCAGTTCCCGATTCTCCGGTTGATCGGCTTCTGGGAATCCTTGATGAGGTGGTTCAAGATAGCCCAGATTTACACGCTAGGGCGCCATCAACGATTTTCAATATGGTCTATTTCAAAGCTAAGATCAAGGACTATCATGGATCCCGTGAGATTCTCTCTTATTACGCCAAAGACTTGTTCCCACGGCTGGACCCGAACATCTGGGCCGGGACCCCCTTCCATACGTGGCTCGAGGCAACGTCGCGAAACTGGGACGGGCAGCTTTTGCACGtcagggaggaggaaatccCCTCACAGATGTATCGCAGAGGCAGGATAGGACCCAGAGCCCCGAGGGCACCACAGCAGCCTTCCGCCCCAACTACTTCGAATCGTAACGTCGTCTCTGGGAAGCGGTCGACGCTGAGGCCAGGGCCATCGTCGAAGAAGCGGCCAGCTAGCGATTTGtacgaagacgaggatgaatACGACAGCCGGGGTGGGAAGCGCAGTTTCACTAAGTCTTTTGCAGGGGACAATTTGGATCACGAtgacgaagatgaagacaGCGACGATTCTGTCGAAACGGGGGTAAATCCAGAACTGGCAACCCCCGACGACCCTGCATCCCTCCTGCCTCTGCCAGCAGGTGCTTCTCGCATTGTGATCCAAGCCGAACGTCTCCCAACTTTGTCACCATCAGGGCCAAACGGCTCGTGGGTCTGTCCAAACGAGGAATGCGGCTATGTAGTCCGCTCGGCCGACGAGCCCGGCGCACAAGAGATCATCGAGGAGCACTTCCGGGCTCATGAGTACAACACGCAGAAAATTGACCTGGCACtgacggaggggaggaggggccatTTGCCTATTGA TAATCTGCTAGCAAAGATTcgagagaaggggaaagagtcgttaaagaagaagaggggggtgttgggtggtAAGGACAACAAGCCGGACGAGAAGACCCAGGTGTTTAGGGATAGGGTGAAGACTAGGTTGCTGGTTTGA
- the PUS4 gene encoding pseudouridine synthase pus4 (COG:J; BUSCO:EOG09264HU0; EggNog:ENOG503NXW0), with amino-acid sequence MPLFRPKPLLKMATSTGGKILEGVFGINKPIGISSAQVIRDCQNFFDPSARFAPALEQVREQRDKESKYQRNRRRRFPNKVQTKIGHGGTLDPLAGGVLILGVGKGTKSLQQFLLCTKTYETVVVFGASTDTYDRLGKIIKKGDYSNVTRDAVEKALEPFRGKYRQMPPLYSSLKMNGKPLYEYAREGKPIPREIETREVEVSELELVEWYEPGTHKHYWPDEEAGQAEKDVAQSVWRVAKAQEDGGEESAAKMAAEEESKALEEFNSKKRAAEEAVDGLVSDETRASKRAKNEEGNPEDTLMSGALEVKKEKLTQPPKGRGSDLVPVRPDDMPAPWEGKGPPAAKIRMTVTSGFYVRSLCHDLGEKLGCGAMMAELVRTRQGQFTLGGANCLEYDDLLRGEEVWGPQVESMLDKWNARPGEIQEPTVENGGIKVESEAVPAREEEPVAASG; translated from the coding sequence ATGCCCCTTTTCCGGCCCAAGCCACTCCTGAAAATGGCCACATCCACAGGAGGCAAGATCCTTGAAGGCGTCTTCGGAATCAACAAACCCATCggcatctcctccgcccagGTAATCCGCGACTGCCAAAACTTCTTCGACCCCTCCGCTCGCTTCGCCCCCGCCCTCGAGCAGGTCCGCGAGCAACGCGACAAAGAGTCCAAGTACCAGcgcaaccgccgccgccggttcCCCAACAAGGTCCAGACCAAAATCGGCCACGGCGGCACCCTGGACCCCCTAGCCGGCGGTGTCCTGATCCTCGGAGTTGGAAAAGGCACCAAGTCCCTTCAGCAATTCCTCCTCTGCACCAAGACCTACGAAACAGTTGTCGTCTTCGGCGCCAGCACCGATACCTACGACCGGCTGGGCaagatcatcaagaagggcgACTATTCCAACGTCACCCGCGATGCCGTCGAGAAAGCGCTGGAACCGTTCCGGGGGAAATACAGACAAATGCCGCCCTTgtactcctccctcaaaatGAACGGCAAACCCCTCTATGAATACGCCCGCGAAGGCAAGCCGATCCCCCGTGAGATTGAAACTCGAGAAGTCGAAGTGTCCGAACTCGAGCTGGTAGAATGGTACGAACCCGGCACGCACAAGCACTACTGGCCCGACGAGGAAGCCGGCCAGGCAGAAAAGGACGTCGCCCAGTCCGTCTGGCGCGTGGCCAAGGCGCAGGAGGACGGAGGGGAGGAATCAGCCGCCAAGATGGCCGCAGAGGAAGAGAGCAAAGCCCTCGAGGAGTTCAACTCCAAAAAGcgcgccgccgaggaagcAGTCGACGGCCTTGTCAGCGACGAGACGCGAGCCTCCAAGAGGGCAAAGAACGAGGAAGGAAACCCAGAAGACACCCTCATGTCGGGGGCTCTTGAAGTCAAAAAGGAGAAGCtgacccaaccccccaaggGAAGGGGCTCAGATCTTGTGCCTGTCAGACCAGATGACATGCCTGCCCCGTGGGAAGGCAAGGGCCCGCCGGCAGCCAAGATCCGCATGACGGTCACGTCTGGGTTTTACGTCCGGAGTTTGTGCCATGATCTCGGGGAGAAGTTGGGATGCggggccatgatggcggAGCTGGTCCGTACCAGGCAGGGGCAGTTCACGCTTGGGGGGGCTAACTGTCTCGAGTATGACGATTTGCTtagaggggaggaggtttgggggcCACAGGTGGAGAGCATGCTTGACAAGTGGAACGCCCGGCCGGGAGAGATCCAGGAACCGACTGTTGAAAATGGGGGTATCAAGGTTGAGTCCGAGGCAGTgccggcgagggaggaggagccggttGCTGCTAGCGGTTAA
- a CDS encoding hypothetical protein (EggNog:ENOG503P3CZ; COG:S) codes for MTATEAMTPTTAETTGTRPRTATGSADIDRDGTDDTTHSTSTAATTSRSCPTCGTPLSLPSLPAYQQTQAALLSAQKQITELQSQIKLLNAKASAAVDRWADYEDELTKLRAQLSSESRSSTPSSPSAASSSSPTTSSSSPSPQKQPQQHQQQKQTLLQEGSPLPTPPSSVTSAFPSPSRTSFLPAAATRISALLSSRKSTSNLKPLPSIPVSPRSPIPSVPPSATLYNLPSLATPPESGQMTTGDLLTALGREQARRVEVEKRLNQTSREVEELSVSLFEQANEMVASERRARAELEKRVGELVGREGERRRRLEVLERGVERIGRVRGVLGEGEA; via the coding sequence ATGACCGCCACCGAGGCCATGACACCCACAACCGCAGAAACAACAGGGACAAGGCCACGAACAGCAACAGGGTCAGCAGACATCGACCGCGATGGCACCGACGACACCACacacagcaccagcaccgccgcgACGACAAGCCGCAGCTGCCCAACCTGCggcacccccctctccctcccctccctccccgcctaCCAGCAAACCCAagccgccctcctctccgctCAGAAGCAAATCACCGAGCTCCAATCCCAGATCAAACTCCTCAACGCAAAGGCCTCAGCAGCGGTCGACCGATGGGCTGACTACGAAGACGAGCTGACGAAGCTCCGTGCTCAGTTGTCATCAGAGTCGAGATCGTCAACGCCTAGCTCCCCGTCGGcggcttcttcctcatcgccaacaacatcctcctcgtccccttCACCGCAgaaacaaccccaacaacaccaacagcagaAACAAACCTTACTTCAAGAAGGCTCCCCTTTGCCTACCCCTCCTAGTTCGGTAACATCGGCCTTTCCTTCGCCGTCAAGAACATCATTtcttcccgccgccgcaacGAGGATTTCTGcgctgttgtcgtcgaggaaaTCGACGAGTAATTTGAAGCCTTTGCCTTCGATTCCGGTCTCGCCTCGTTCACCTATACCTAGTGTGCCGCCTTCTGCGACGCTTTATAATCTTCCTAGCCTGGCGACTCCTCCGGAGTCGGGGCAAATGACGACGGGGGATTTGCTGACGGcgttggggagggagcaggcgaggagggtggaggtggagaagaggttgaatcAGACGAgtagggaggtggaggagctgagcGTGAGTTTGTTTGAGCAGGCGAATGAGATGGTTGCGAGcgagaggagggcgagggcggagctggagaagagggttggggagttggtgggacgggagggggagaggaggaggcggttggaGGTactggagaggggggtggagaggattgGACGGGTTaggggggtgctgggggagggggaggcgtAG
- the CSL4 gene encoding exosome 3'->5 exonuclease subunit ski4 (Csl4) (BUSCO:EOG092653O3; EggNog:ENOG503NYXY; COG:J) — MTTSNPTLAIPGQLLGSTSRYQPGPGTHIHNHNVHASLMGTVHIAQPAKAPGPVKRLTKITPAPAPAELPTISVTVPTRSAGSDHAGQKKREVLPEVGNVVLCRVIRITPRQAVVAILVCGDTVLDAEWQGLIRVQDVRATEKDRVKIYESFRPGDIVRAEVISLGDQANYYLSTARNELGVILATSEAGNAMHPVSWKEYRDPETGLTELRKVAKPY, encoded by the exons ATGACAACATCAAACCCCACCTTGGCCATCCCAGGCCAGCTCTTGGGTTCAACATCCAGATACCAGCCCGGGCCAGGGACTCACATTCACAATCACAACGTTCATGCTTCGCTCATGGGCACAGTACACATCGCTCAACCTGCTAAAGCTCCAGGACCAGTGAAGCGGCTCACCAAAATCACACCGGCCCCGGCCCCTGCGGAGCTCCCCACAATCTCGGTGACGGTCCCCACGCGGTCCGCGGGCTCCGACCACGCCGGCCAAAAGAAGCGCGAGGTGCTGCCCGAGGTGGGGAATGTGGTGCTCTGCAGAGTGATTCGCATCACACCGAGGCAGGCTGTTGTTGCGATACTGGTGTGCGGCGACACGGTGCTGGATGCTGAATGGCAGGGCTTGATCCGTGTGCAGGATGTCAGGGCTACAGAGAAGGACAGGGTCAAGATCTATGAGAGCTTCAGACCGGGGGATATCGTCAGGGCTGAAGTG ATCTCACTGGGTGACCAGGCTAACTATTATCTTTCCACTGCTCGTAATGAGCTGGGTGTTATTTTAGCCACGAGTGAAGCCGGCAATGCGATGCATCCTGTCAGTTGGAAGGAGTACCGGGACCCGGAGACCGGCTTGACTGAGTTGAGAAAGGTTGCGAAGCCATATTGA
- the ERG2 gene encoding C-8 sterol isomerase (COG:T; EggNog:ENOG503NY94): MAPKSSSPAKKATACACSHKSCCSSLTTFFKWFAILFAVLAPIFYVLDQNVDKFYVFNLPQLDAVTKAAINAHPGDTKAMVKYIVDELKADVTVSRYVNTDEQWVFNNAGGAMGAMYIIHASFTEYLIIFGTAIGTEGHTGRHTADDYFHILTGTQTAYVPGEYEPEVYPPGTIHHLRRGDVKQYRMPESCFALEYARGWIPPMLFFGFADGLSSTLDFPTLWRTTYLTAEQMLGNLVKGKF, translated from the exons ATGGCACCCAAatcctcttcccctgccaagaaggccaccGCCTGTGCTTGCAGCCACAAGAGCTGCTGCAGCAGtctcaccaccttcttcaagtGGTTCGCCATCCTCTTCGCCGTCCTGGCTCCCATCTTCTACGTCCTCGACCAAAACGTCGACAAGTTCTAcgtcttcaacctcccccagctcGATGCCGTCACCAAGGCCGCCATCAACGCCCACCCCGGCGACACCAAGGCCATGGTCAAGTACATCGTCGACGAGCTCAAGGCCGACGTGACCGTCAGCCGCTACGTCAACACCGATGAGCAGTGGGTATtcaacaacgccggcggCGCCATGGGAGCCATGTACATCATCCATGCCA GTTTCACCGAAtacctcatcatcttcggcACCGCCATCGGCACAGAAGGCCACACGGGCCGCCACACCGCCGACGACTACTTCCACATCCTCACCGGCACCCAAACCGCCTACGTCCCCGGGGAGTACGAGCCCGAGGTCTACCCCCCGGgaaccatccaccacctccgccgcgGCGACGTCAAGCAGTACCGCATGCCCGAGTCCTGCTTCGCCCTCGAGTACGCACGCGGGTGGATCCCCCCCATGCTCTTTTTCGGCTTCGCCGACGGTCTCTCCAGCACGCTGGACTTCCCCACTTTGTGGAGGACGACGTATCTTACTGCTGAGCAGATGTTGGGGAATCTTGTCAAGGGCAAGTTTTAA